One region of Rhipicephalus microplus isolate Deutch F79 unplaced genomic scaffold, USDA_Rmic scaffold_932, whole genome shotgun sequence genomic DNA includes:
- the LOC142795885 gene encoding glycerophosphodiester phosphodiesterase 1-like has translation MAYLLLAIIVAAVATSAIRRLSIPQIDDDVASEVILGVKHDDGSRLPPIFLDRGGAIDAPENTLAAFREAKKQGAFGVVFELSFTWDNIAVIFHGETLERTTNGRGPLSEIRFDDLRQLDAAHGHRFAQRFRGERVPNLEEGVEECLRLGMRIIIDVKKHDSRIVGVIDQIFHERPELYMRALVTSVYPDIVYDLRALNPRIVTALTWRPGLLAYEDTKRTLRRFESLATTLMATVADWLYEKVLHVGLLPYVTGVSAVVVSSNALSAEYVRTWRSHGVRVISWASNHPDEKNFFRNVLRVPIITDSTNLE, from the coding sequence ATGGCGTACCTGCTCCTCGCCATAATCGTCGCCGCCGTAGCCACCTCCGCAATTAGGCGGCTTTCCATACCGCAGATCGACGATGACGTCGCCTCGGAAGTGATTCTCGGAGTGAAGCACGACGATGGTTCGAGGCTGCCACCTATCTTCTTAGATCGGGGCGGCGCCATCGATGCACCAGAAAACACCTTGGCAGCGTTCCGCGAGGCGAAGAAACAAGGCGCCTTCGGAGTCGTATTTGAGCTATCCTTCACGTGGGACAACATCGCAGTCATTTTCCACGGCGAAACCCTCGAGCGCACCACCAACGGCAGAGGCCCACTGTCTGAAATTAGGTTCGATGATCTCCGTCAACTGGATGCCGCACATGGACACCGCTTCGCGCAGCGCTTCCGGGGTGAGCGCGTACCCAATCTCGAAGAAGGTGTCGAGGAGTGCCTTCGCCTAGGCATGCGAATCATCATAGACGTCAAAAAGCACGATAGTCGCATTGTAGGTGTCATCGACCAGATTTTCCACGAAAGACCCGAGCTATATATGCGGGCCCTGGTCACCTCTGTCTACCCTGACATTGTGTACGACCTGCGTGCTCTAAATCCGCGAATCGTGACGGCGCTTACTTGGAGGCCCGGGCTTCTGGCTTACGAGGACACGAAAAGAACGCTCCGGCGCTTCGAGTCACTCGCCACTACCTTGATGGCCACCGTCGCCGACTGGCTTTACGAGAAGGTCCTGCACGTCGGCCTGTTGCCTTACGTCACCGGTGTGTCGGCTGTCGTGGTTAGCTCCAACGCACTGAGCGCCGAGTACGTGCGCACCTGGCGTAGCCATGGTGTGCGCGTGATCAGCTGGGCATCAAACCATCCGGACGAGAAGAACTTCTTTCGTAATGTGCTTCGAGTTCCCATAATTACCGATTCCACGAACCTCGAATAA